A section of the Amycolatopsis sp. AA4 genome encodes:
- a CDS encoding inorganic diphosphatase, translating to MEFDVTIEIPKGERNKYEVDHKTGRIKLDRTLFTATQYPADYGFIDDTLGQDGDPLDVLVLVQEPTFPGCLIRCRAIGMFRMTDEKGPDDKVLAVPTNDPRLEHLRDIHHLNEFHKLEIQHFFEVYKDLEPGKSVEGSSWVSRAEAESEIARSYEREKDRLAKEEINGEEHH from the coding sequence GTGGAATTCGACGTCACGATCGAAATCCCCAAGGGGGAGCGCAACAAGTACGAGGTCGATCACAAGACCGGTCGGATCAAGCTCGACCGGACCCTGTTCACCGCGACCCAGTACCCGGCCGACTACGGCTTCATCGACGACACGCTCGGCCAGGACGGCGACCCGCTCGACGTGCTCGTGCTCGTCCAGGAGCCGACGTTCCCCGGCTGCCTGATCCGCTGCCGCGCGATCGGCATGTTCCGGATGACCGACGAGAAGGGCCCGGACGACAAGGTCCTCGCCGTCCCGACGAACGACCCGCGTCTCGAGCACCTGCGGGACATCCACCACCTGAACGAGTTCCACAAGCTCGAGATCCAGCACTTCTTCGAGGTCTACAAGGACCTCGAGCCGGGCAAGAGCGTCGAGGGCTCGTCCTGGGTGAGCCGCGCCGAGGCCGAGTCGGAGATCGCCCGCTCGTACGAGCGCGAGAAGGACCGCCTCGCCAAGGAAGAGATCAACGGCGAAGAGCACCACTGA
- a CDS encoding MDR family MFS transporter, giving the protein MSDTATAEGGATTNGRLSHRQILTVLSGLMLGMFLAALDQTIVSSAMKTIADELHGQSLQAWATTAYLITATLSTPLYGKLSDLFGRKPMYLTAISLFLAGSLASAMAGSMYELAAFRAFQGLGAGGLMSLALAIITDITSPRERSRYQGYFMAVFGVSSVAGPVVGGFFAGLDSFAGLTGWRWVFMVNVPIALAALVVVSKVLNLPHTRVDQKVDFLGAGALTLGLVPLLLVAEQGREWGWGSPASLAMYLVGALGVALFVLQERRMGDAALLPLRLFRSGVFRVSTLVTVIQGIGMFGAMMSLPLYLQIVKGATPTQAGLQMLPLTLGIMVASLGSGRIITRTGRYKGFAVAGLGLMAAAVYSFSMIGVDTALGVVMAIAFVLGLGLGSTMQTLTLAATNDVTPRDIGVATSSVTFFRQIGGTAGTAVFLSILFSTVGDRIAAAVRSAMASPAYTAALAQHPEFARQLAGGGLDVNDTSFLSKLDPVLARPILEGFSSSMSTVFLIGGAVLTVGFALVWLLREKPLSDKSAMEQRAEQEAGELALAG; this is encoded by the coding sequence ATGAGCGACACCGCCACTGCGGAAGGGGGCGCCACCACGAACGGACGGCTTTCACACCGGCAGATCCTCACGGTTCTGTCCGGACTGATGCTCGGCATGTTCCTGGCGGCCCTCGACCAGACCATCGTGTCCTCGGCGATGAAGACCATCGCCGACGAACTGCACGGGCAGAGCCTGCAGGCCTGGGCCACCACCGCCTACCTGATCACCGCGACGCTTTCCACGCCGCTGTACGGCAAACTGTCCGACCTCTTCGGCCGCAAGCCGATGTACCTGACCGCGATCTCGCTGTTCCTCGCCGGTTCGCTGGCGAGCGCGATGGCCGGGTCGATGTACGAACTGGCCGCGTTCCGCGCGTTCCAGGGCCTTGGCGCCGGCGGTCTGATGTCGCTCGCGCTGGCGATCATCACCGACATCACCTCGCCGCGGGAACGCAGCCGCTACCAGGGCTACTTCATGGCCGTGTTCGGCGTCTCGAGCGTCGCCGGCCCGGTCGTCGGCGGGTTCTTCGCCGGACTCGACTCGTTCGCCGGCCTGACCGGCTGGCGCTGGGTGTTCATGGTGAACGTGCCGATCGCGCTCGCCGCGCTGGTCGTCGTGAGCAAGGTGCTGAACCTCCCGCACACCCGCGTGGACCAGAAGGTCGACTTCCTCGGAGCCGGCGCGCTGACGCTGGGCCTCGTGCCGCTGCTGCTCGTCGCCGAACAGGGCCGCGAATGGGGATGGGGTTCGCCCGCGTCGCTGGCGATGTACCTGGTCGGCGCGCTCGGCGTGGCCCTGTTCGTCCTGCAGGAACGCCGGATGGGCGACGCCGCGCTGCTGCCGCTCCGGCTGTTCCGCAGCGGGGTGTTCCGGGTGTCGACGCTGGTCACCGTGATCCAGGGCATCGGGATGTTCGGCGCGATGATGTCGCTGCCGCTCTACCTGCAGATCGTCAAGGGCGCGACGCCGACCCAGGCCGGGCTGCAGATGCTGCCGCTGACCCTGGGCATCATGGTCGCGAGCCTCGGCAGCGGCCGGATCATCACCCGGACCGGCCGGTACAAGGGCTTCGCGGTCGCCGGACTCGGGCTGATGGCCGCGGCGGTGTACTCGTTCTCGATGATCGGCGTGGACACCGCGCTCGGCGTGGTCATGGCCATCGCGTTCGTGCTCGGACTCGGCCTCGGCTCGACCATGCAGACGCTGACCCTGGCCGCGACGAACGACGTCACGCCCCGCGACATCGGGGTCGCGACCTCGTCGGTGACCTTCTTCCGGCAGATCGGCGGCACGGCGGGCACCGCGGTGTTCCTGTCGATCCTGTTCAGCACGGTCGGCGACCGGATCGCGGCGGCGGTCCGCTCGGCGATGGCCTCCCCGGCCTACACTGCGGCGCTGGCGCAGCACCCGGAGTTCGCCCGGCAGCTGGCCGGCGGCGGGCTCGACGTGAACGACACCTCGTTCCTGTCGAAGCTCGACCCGGTGCTCGCCCGGCCGATCCTGGAAGGGTTCTCCAGCTCGATGAGCACGGTGTTCCTGATCGGCGGCGCGGTGCTGACCGTCGGGTTCGCGCTGGTCTGGCTGCTGCGGGAGAAGCCGCTGTCGGACAAGTCGGCCATGGAGCAGCGCGCCGAGCAGGAAGCGGGCGAACTGGCCCTCGCGGGCTGA
- a CDS encoding YciI family protein: protein MAKYLLLKHYRGAPASVNDVPMDQWTPEEVTAHIQYMRDFADRLVETGEFVSEQALSPEGTWVRFDGEGRPPVTDGPFAETKDVIAGWMLIDVDSYERALELAGELSAAPGAGGKPIHEWLELRPCYGVTPSVTE from the coding sequence ATGGCCAAGTACCTGCTGCTCAAGCACTACCGCGGCGCGCCGGCTTCGGTGAACGACGTCCCGATGGACCAGTGGACGCCCGAGGAGGTCACCGCCCACATCCAGTACATGCGCGACTTCGCGGACCGGCTCGTGGAGACCGGCGAGTTCGTCAGCGAGCAGGCGCTGTCCCCGGAAGGGACGTGGGTCCGCTTCGACGGCGAGGGCCGCCCGCCGGTCACCGACGGCCCGTTCGCCGAGACCAAGGACGTCATCGCGGGCTGGATGCTCATCGACGTCGACAGCTACGAGCGCGCGCTCGAACTGGCCGGGGAACTGTCCGCGGCCCCCGGCGCGGGCGGCAAGCCGATCCACGAATGGCTCGAACTGCGCCCCTGCTACGGCGTGACGCCCTCGGTGACCGAATGA
- a CDS encoding RNA polymerase sigma factor, with the protein MNEELLRELVPAVIGILVRRGADFASAEDAVQEALIRALEAWRDDPPRDPKAWLISAAWRRFLDATRSESARRGREVAVDAEPPPGPAAAVDDSLQLCFLCAHPSLTPSSAVALTLRAVGGLTTKQIAQAYLVPEATMAQRISRAKKTVSDVRFDAPGDVATVLRVLYLVFNEGYSGELDLAAEAIRLTRQLAAGFDHPEVAGLLALMLLHHARRAARTKPDGSLVPLAEQDRSLWDTRLIAEGVDILQAALARDQLGEYQAQAAIAALHADAPAAEETDWVQIVEWYDELLALTDSPIVRLNRAVAVGEADGPRAGLKALAELDSKLPRHDAVAAYLHERDGDLGTAARLYSEAAKKAPNLAESEHLTRQAARINTQLKSS; encoded by the coding sequence ATGAACGAGGAGTTGCTGCGGGAGCTCGTGCCCGCGGTGATCGGCATCCTCGTCCGCCGCGGAGCGGATTTCGCGTCGGCCGAGGATGCCGTGCAGGAAGCGCTGATCCGCGCGCTGGAGGCGTGGCGGGACGATCCGCCGCGCGACCCGAAGGCGTGGCTCATCTCCGCCGCGTGGCGCCGGTTCCTCGACGCCACGCGGTCGGAATCCGCGCGCCGGGGCCGGGAAGTGGCGGTGGACGCCGAGCCGCCGCCCGGTCCGGCGGCCGCGGTGGACGATTCGCTCCAGCTCTGCTTCCTGTGCGCGCACCCGTCTTTGACGCCGTCGTCGGCCGTCGCGCTCACGCTGCGCGCGGTCGGCGGGTTGACCACGAAGCAGATCGCGCAGGCGTATCTGGTGCCGGAAGCGACGATGGCGCAACGGATCAGCCGCGCGAAGAAAACCGTGTCCGACGTGCGGTTCGACGCGCCCGGCGACGTCGCGACCGTGCTGCGCGTGCTGTATCTGGTGTTCAACGAGGGCTACTCCGGCGAACTCGACCTCGCCGCCGAAGCCATCCGGCTCACCCGGCAGCTCGCCGCGGGATTCGACCATCCGGAAGTGGCCGGTCTGCTCGCGTTGATGCTGCTGCACCACGCCCGCCGGGCCGCGCGGACGAAGCCGGACGGCAGCCTCGTGCCGCTCGCCGAACAGGACCGGAGTCTCTGGGACACCCGGCTGATCGCGGAGGGCGTCGACATCCTTCAGGCGGCACTCGCCCGCGACCAGCTCGGCGAGTACCAGGCGCAAGCCGCGATCGCCGCGCTGCACGCCGACGCGCCCGCCGCGGAGGAAACCGACTGGGTGCAGATCGTCGAGTGGTACGACGAGCTTCTCGCGCTGACCGACAGCCCGATCGTCCGGCTGAACCGGGCGGTGGCGGTGGGCGAGGCGGACGGGCCTCGGGCTGGGCTGAAGGCGCTGGCGGAACTGGATTCCAAGCTGCCGCGGCACGACGCGGTTGCCGCGTATCTGCACGAACGCGACGGGGACCTCGGCACGGCGGCGCGGCTGTACAGCGAAGCTGCGAAGAAAGCGCCGAACCTGGCCGAGAGCGAGCACTTGACGCGGCAGGCGGCGCGGATCAATACCCAGCTCAAAAGCTCGTGA
- the glyA gene encoding serine hydroxymethyltransferase: protein MTHQPALSALSAADPQIAGLVEDEAKRQHDKIRLIASENYVSQAVLEATGSVLTNKYSEGYAGKRYYEGQQFIDQVEQLAIERAKAVFGVDHANVQPYSGSPANLAVYLAFAKPGDTVLGMALPDGGHLTHGWSVSATGKWFTPVRYGVRKETGRVDLDQVRDLAREHRPKLIFAGGTAIPRTIDFPAFAEIAREVDAVLVADIAHIAGLIAGGAHPSPVGHAQVITTTTHKTLRGPRGAMILSDAEHAKAVDKAVFPGLQGGPHNHTTAAIAVALGEAQQPSFSEYAHTIVANAKALAEALVERGYDLVSGGTDNHLLLIDLTNKAVPGKPAAQALDRAGIELNYNTVPFDPRKPFDPSGIRLGTSAITTRGLKPEHQVQVADWIDRTVTAQQDGALDTIAAEIREFLQPFPIPGYRE, encoded by the coding sequence ATGACACACCAGCCCGCCCTGTCCGCACTGTCCGCGGCGGATCCGCAGATCGCCGGCCTGGTCGAGGACGAGGCGAAACGCCAGCACGACAAGATCCGCCTGATCGCGTCCGAGAACTACGTTTCGCAGGCGGTGCTCGAAGCCACCGGCAGCGTGCTCACCAACAAGTACTCCGAGGGCTACGCCGGCAAGCGCTACTACGAGGGCCAGCAGTTCATCGACCAGGTCGAGCAGCTGGCGATCGAGCGCGCGAAGGCCGTCTTCGGCGTCGACCACGCGAACGTCCAGCCGTACTCCGGTTCCCCGGCCAACCTCGCGGTGTACCTGGCGTTCGCCAAACCGGGCGACACCGTGCTCGGCATGGCGCTGCCCGACGGCGGCCACCTCACGCACGGCTGGAGCGTGTCCGCGACCGGCAAGTGGTTCACGCCGGTCCGCTACGGCGTCCGCAAGGAAACCGGCCGCGTCGACCTCGACCAGGTCCGCGACCTCGCCCGCGAGCACCGGCCGAAGCTGATCTTCGCCGGCGGCACGGCCATCCCGCGCACCATCGACTTCCCGGCGTTCGCGGAGATCGCCCGCGAGGTCGACGCGGTGCTGGTCGCCGACATCGCGCACATCGCCGGCCTCATCGCGGGCGGCGCGCACCCGTCGCCGGTCGGCCACGCGCAGGTCATCACCACGACCACGCACAAGACGCTGCGCGGTCCGCGCGGCGCGATGATCCTCTCCGACGCCGAGCACGCCAAGGCCGTCGACAAGGCGGTGTTCCCGGGGCTGCAGGGCGGTCCGCACAACCACACGACGGCCGCCATCGCGGTCGCGCTGGGGGAGGCGCAGCAGCCGTCGTTCTCCGAGTACGCGCACACGATCGTCGCGAACGCCAAGGCGCTGGCCGAAGCGCTGGTCGAACGCGGGTACGACCTCGTCTCCGGCGGCACGGACAACCACCTGCTCCTGATCGACCTGACCAACAAGGCGGTGCCCGGCAAGCCCGCCGCGCAGGCGCTGGACCGCGCGGGCATCGAGCTGAACTACAACACCGTGCCGTTCGACCCGCGCAAGCCGTTCGACCCGTCCGGCATCCGGCTGGGCACGTCGGCGATCACCACGCGCGGGCTCAAGCCCGAGCACCAGGTGCAGGTCGCGGACTGGATCGACCGGACCGTGACCGCGCAGCAGGACGGCGCGCTGGACACGATCGCCGCGGAGATCCGCGAGTTCCTGCAGCCGTTCCCGATCCCGGGTTACCGCGAGTGA
- a CDS encoding gamma carbonic anhydrase family protein — MPLFSLDGVSPKVHPDAWIAPTATLIGNVTVEKDASVWYGAVIRADFGPIVIREGANIQDNSVIHSGPEMTEVGRNVTVGHQCLVHDCTVGEQALIGNGSTVLDRAVIGPRAFVAAGSTVTPGTEVPAETIAMGSPAKKFVELTDSARVWVEHNAAVYQELARRHRGGLEQV; from the coding sequence ATGCCTTTGTTCTCCTTGGACGGCGTCAGCCCGAAGGTTCACCCGGACGCCTGGATCGCCCCCACCGCCACCCTGATCGGCAACGTGACCGTCGAGAAGGACGCTTCGGTTTGGTACGGCGCGGTGATCCGCGCGGACTTCGGCCCGATCGTCATCCGCGAGGGCGCGAACATCCAGGACAACTCCGTGATCCACTCCGGACCCGAGATGACCGAGGTCGGCCGCAACGTGACCGTCGGGCACCAGTGCCTCGTGCACGACTGCACGGTCGGCGAACAGGCGTTGATCGGCAACGGTTCCACGGTGCTCGACCGCGCCGTGATCGGACCGCGCGCGTTCGTCGCCGCGGGCTCGACGGTCACGCCCGGCACCGAGGTCCCGGCGGAGACGATCGCGATGGGCAGCCCGGCGAAGAAGTTCGTGGAGCTGACCGATTCCGCGCGGGTGTGGGTCGAGCACAACGCGGCGGTCTACCAGGAACTCGCGCGGCGGCACCGGGGCGGCCTCGAGCAGGTCTGA
- a CDS encoding TetR/AcrR family transcriptional regulator produces MTAVPGRSTQLSPNQLQKQELIVEAARQVLAREGLAGCTVRAIAEAGPLTKSAIHYYFADIDVLIDRAMAAHINIFVAELRKVADKHSDPRKRLFAVTEAYLAEFADHPRGAFLWFEYWIAAGRAQHPQAIDAMLTSITELLVELLAPLDVDDPRARARSLLSYLLGAVVQQRVRPRSSASLRGDIEALCFAGYR; encoded by the coding sequence GTGACCGCCGTGCCCGGCCGCAGCACCCAGCTGTCGCCCAACCAGTTGCAGAAGCAGGAACTGATCGTCGAAGCGGCTCGCCAGGTCCTCGCCCGCGAAGGGCTCGCCGGCTGCACGGTACGCGCGATCGCCGAGGCCGGGCCGCTCACCAAGAGTGCGATCCATTACTACTTCGCCGACATCGACGTGCTCATCGACCGGGCGATGGCCGCGCACATCAACATTTTCGTCGCGGAACTGCGCAAGGTCGCGGACAAGCACTCCGACCCGCGCAAGCGGCTTTTCGCGGTGACCGAGGCCTACCTCGCCGAATTCGCCGACCATCCGCGCGGCGCGTTCCTCTGGTTCGAGTACTGGATCGCGGCCGGCCGCGCGCAGCATCCGCAGGCGATCGACGCCATGCTCACCTCGATCACCGAACTGCTCGTCGAACTCCTCGCCCCGCTCGACGTCGACGATCCGCGCGCCCGCGCCCGCTCGCTGCTGAGCTATCTGCTCGGCGCGGTGGTGCAGCAACGCGTCCGGCCGCGGTCGTCCGCGAGCCTCCGCGGCGACATCGAGGCGCTCTGCTTCGCCGGGTACCGCTGA
- a CDS encoding GreA/GreB family elongation factor — protein sequence MVISGDKGLSEAARRQLEKEIADLRAQREALSPQPGEQERTGDAADQADVIDRAEAAARLDRQIADVTAKLEHGAYDSSLLPDGTRVSLRFSDGDEEEFTVVTLPGEDADAITSDSPLGLALATAKAGEEISYRTPRGQATATVLKLTPPAN from the coding sequence ATGGTGATCTCAGGGGACAAGGGGCTCAGCGAGGCGGCGCGCCGTCAGCTGGAGAAGGAAATCGCGGACCTGCGCGCGCAACGGGAGGCGCTGTCGCCGCAGCCGGGCGAGCAGGAACGCACGGGGGACGCCGCCGACCAGGCGGACGTGATCGACCGCGCCGAGGCAGCGGCGCGACTGGACCGGCAGATCGCCGACGTCACCGCGAAGCTGGAGCACGGCGCGTACGACAGCTCGCTGCTTCCCGACGGCACGCGGGTTTCGCTGCGTTTTTCCGACGGTGACGAGGAAGAGTTCACCGTGGTGACCCTTCCCGGCGAGGACGCCGACGCGATCACGTCGGACAGCCCGCTCGGTCTCGCGCTGGCCACCGCGAAAGCAGGCGAGGAAATCAGCTACCGCACCCCGCGCGGGCAAGCCACCGCGACGGTGCTGAAGCTGACGCCGCCCGCCAACTGA
- a CDS encoding helix-turn-helix transcriptional regulator — protein MPADSEAVAEQVFSALADPTRRAILAELAARGPATATDLAARLPITRQAIAKHLGLLSDAGLVAAEPGERRRVRYRLDSAPMRVAQQFLAALARDWDGPLAALRAHLDREE, from the coding sequence ATGCCGGCTGATTCCGAAGCGGTCGCCGAGCAGGTTTTCTCCGCGCTCGCCGATCCGACCCGGCGGGCGATCCTCGCCGAACTGGCCGCGCGGGGTCCGGCGACCGCGACCGACCTCGCGGCCCGGCTGCCGATCACGCGGCAGGCGATCGCCAAGCATCTCGGACTGCTGTCCGACGCCGGACTGGTCGCCGCGGAACCCGGCGAACGCCGCCGGGTGCGGTACCGGCTCGATTCCGCGCCGATGCGGGTCGCGCAGCAGTTCCTCGCCGCCCTCGCGCGGGACTGGGACGGTCCGCTCGCCGCGCTGCGGGCTCATCTCGACCGCGAAGAATGA
- a CDS encoding SRPBCC domain-containing protein encodes MGFPDRIERTVELAQPPASVWTALTTADGLRAWLGDEAEIDLRPGGLGRVAWTGDRSAEIRVERVEAPAVFGFTWQVDGMPEDDPRRTYVEFTLQERGGGTRLTVVESGFAQLPDGQYPATYRSHTEGWARELDELAASLDAG; translated from the coding sequence ATGGGGTTTCCCGACCGCATCGAGCGGACGGTCGAGCTGGCGCAGCCGCCCGCGTCGGTGTGGACCGCGCTGACCACGGCGGACGGCCTGCGCGCCTGGTTAGGCGACGAGGCCGAGATCGACCTGCGGCCGGGCGGGCTCGGGCGGGTCGCGTGGACGGGCGACCGCAGCGCCGAGATCCGGGTCGAGCGCGTCGAAGCGCCCGCGGTGTTCGGGTTCACCTGGCAGGTCGACGGGATGCCGGAGGACGATCCGCGGCGCACGTATGTCGAGTTCACCCTGCAGGAGCGGGGCGGCGGGACCCGGCTCACCGTCGTCGAATCCGGGTTCGCGCAGTTGCCGGACGGCCAGTATCCGGCGACTTATCGCTCGCACACCGAAGGCTGGGCGCGCGAACTGGACGAGCTGGCGGCCAGTCTCGATGCCGGCTGA